The following coding sequences lie in one Flexivirga oryzae genomic window:
- the folK gene encoding 2-amino-4-hydroxy-6-hydroxymethyldihydropteridine diphosphokinase, with the protein MSDRIALTRLAVTTPHGVLAHEKREPQRFFVDITIECDVSRAGRSDDLDHTISYADVAQDAERILTQPPVDLIEHLAEQIAASVLRHVAAEAVEVTVHKPDAPAGVDFAGFGLAGPSVSVRREQHRPVVIALGANLGHRVRSLEAAVRALRRVEGLDLFEVSGLFETAPVGGPAQPDYLNAVAVGTTRLAPWTLLDRLHEIEAGRGRTREIRWGARTLDLDLIQLGDPAAGTDLRFATEELTLPHPRAAERAFVLAPWLDADPQAQLRVGRKVLPVAQLLRSADTTGIHVGPEWRPL; encoded by the coding sequence ATGAGTGACCGCATCGCCCTCACCCGGCTGGCCGTGACCACCCCGCACGGGGTGCTCGCGCACGAGAAGCGTGAGCCGCAAAGGTTCTTCGTCGACATCACGATCGAGTGCGACGTCTCCCGGGCCGGCCGCAGCGACGACCTCGACCACACGATCAGCTACGCCGACGTCGCCCAGGACGCCGAGCGGATCCTGACACAACCGCCGGTGGACCTCATCGAGCACCTGGCCGAGCAGATCGCGGCGTCGGTGCTGCGGCACGTGGCGGCCGAGGCCGTCGAGGTGACGGTGCACAAGCCGGATGCCCCGGCCGGGGTCGACTTCGCCGGCTTCGGGCTCGCCGGCCCGTCGGTGTCGGTGCGGCGCGAGCAGCACCGGCCCGTCGTCATCGCCCTCGGCGCCAACCTCGGGCACCGGGTGCGCAGCCTCGAGGCCGCCGTGCGTGCGCTGCGCCGCGTCGAGGGGCTCGACCTGTTCGAGGTCAGCGGCCTCTTCGAGACGGCCCCGGTCGGTGGCCCTGCACAGCCGGACTACCTCAACGCCGTGGCCGTGGGCACCACCCGCCTCGCACCCTGGACGCTGCTCGACCGGCTGCACGAGATCGAGGCCGGTCGCGGACGCACCCGCGAGATCCGCTGGGGAGCAAGGACGTTGGACCTGGACCTGATCCAGTTGGGTGACCCCGCAGCCGGCACGGACCTGCGCTTCGCGACGGAGGAACTCACACTGCCGCACCCCCGTGCCGCCGAGCGCGCCTTCGTGCTGGCCCCCTGGCTGGACGCCGACCCGCAGGCCCAGCTGCGCGTCGGCCGGAAGGTGCTGCCGGTCGCGCAACTGCTGCGGTCGGCAGACACCACCGGCATCCACGTCGGACCCGAATGGCGTCCACTGTGA
- the folP gene encoding dihydropteroate synthase: protein MTAAASIALPQRPEDRPLVMGVVNVTPDSFSDGGRFFDAAAAVAHGRELVGHGADIIDIGGESTRPGAQRPSVEEELRRVIPVIEGLADSGAWISIDTMRAPVASAAVAAGARIINDVSGGLADPEMTSVAAQTGAGFVVMHWRGHSHDMQTRAIYDDVTADVCRELADQVGAALDAGVSRDQVVIDPGLGFAKTAEQNWILLQHLSAFQQMKLPVLVGASRKSFLSRVGSRGDGPVPAEQRDFATAAVSVVLAQAGVWAIRVHEVRSTFAACDVVRHLREATAGASQGAQE, encoded by the coding sequence ATGACTGCGGCCGCATCCATCGCGTTGCCGCAGCGCCCCGAGGATCGCCCGCTGGTGATGGGTGTCGTCAACGTCACTCCCGACTCGTTCTCCGACGGCGGTCGCTTCTTCGACGCGGCGGCTGCCGTGGCGCACGGCAGGGAGCTCGTGGGCCACGGCGCGGACATCATCGACATCGGCGGCGAATCCACCCGGCCCGGCGCGCAGCGTCCGTCGGTGGAGGAGGAGCTGCGGCGCGTCATACCCGTGATCGAGGGCCTCGCCGACAGCGGGGCGTGGATCTCGATCGACACGATGCGCGCCCCGGTGGCGTCGGCGGCGGTGGCGGCCGGCGCCCGCATCATCAACGACGTCAGCGGTGGACTCGCCGACCCGGAGATGACCTCGGTCGCGGCGCAGACCGGTGCCGGTTTCGTGGTGATGCACTGGCGCGGTCACAGCCACGACATGCAGACCCGCGCGATCTACGACGACGTCACCGCCGATGTATGCCGCGAGCTGGCCGACCAGGTCGGCGCCGCCCTCGACGCCGGCGTGTCCCGGGACCAGGTCGTGATCGACCCAGGTCTGGGCTTCGCCAAGACGGCGGAGCAGAACTGGATTCTGCTGCAACATCTTTCGGCGTTCCAGCAGATGAAACTGCCGGTGCTGGTCGGAGCCTCGCGCAAGTCGTTCCTGTCGCGTGTCGGCAGCCGCGGAGACGGTCCGGTGCCGGCCGAGCAGCGCGACTTCGCGACCGCGGCCGTGTCGGTGGTGCTCGCGCAGGCGGGCGTGTGGGCGATCCGGGTGCACGAGGTGCGTTCGACGTTCGCTGCGTGCGACGTGGTGCGCCACCTGCGGGAGGCCACCGCCGGAGCTTCACAAGGGGCGCAGGAATGA
- the folE gene encoding GTP cyclohydrolase I FolE: MSTPPRIDLERAAAAVRELLLALGEDPDREGLRDTPGRVARSYAETFSGMWQTPEEALSRTFDVDHSELVIVRDIEVYSTCEHHLVPFHGVAHVGYIPAADGRVTGLSKIARLVDVFAKRPQVQERLTTQIADALVDILHAQGVLVVVECEHLCMSMRGVRKPGALTITSAVRGQLTNAATRAEAMSLINAQSRR; this comes from the coding sequence ATGTCGACCCCTCCCAGGATTGATCTGGAGCGGGCGGCGGCCGCCGTCCGCGAGCTGCTGCTCGCCCTCGGCGAGGACCCCGACCGCGAAGGGCTGCGGGACACCCCGGGCCGGGTCGCCCGTTCGTATGCCGAGACGTTCTCCGGCATGTGGCAGACCCCGGAGGAGGCGCTCAGCCGCACCTTCGACGTCGACCACTCCGAGCTGGTCATCGTGCGCGACATCGAGGTCTACTCGACCTGCGAGCACCACCTGGTGCCGTTCCACGGCGTCGCGCACGTCGGCTACATCCCCGCGGCGGACGGCCGGGTCACCGGGCTGTCCAAGATCGCGCGGCTGGTCGACGTCTTCGCCAAACGCCCGCAGGTCCAGGAGCGACTGACCACCCAGATCGCCGACGCCCTCGTCGACATCCTGCACGCACAGGGTGTGCTCGTGGTCGTGGAGTGCGAGCATCTGTGTATGTCGATGCGCGGCGTCCGCAAACCGGGCGCTCTCACCATCACCTCCGCCGTGCGGGGTCAGCTGACCAACGCCGCGACCCGGGCGGAGGCCATGAGTCTGATCAACGCGCAAAGCCGGCGCTGA